A window of Cryptomeria japonica chromosome 3, Sugi_1.0, whole genome shotgun sequence contains these coding sequences:
- the LOC131027371 gene encoding putative leucine-rich repeat receptor-like serine/threonine-protein kinase At2g24130, with amino-acid sequence MLTALQIVNLGTNSLSNGHCATMCVLDVFSNCSTLQVLELSENAFSGKLSRGIGKLSPRLSDLYLGDNNITGNIPEEIGNLTELIALSLGFNNLIGQVPSALGHLKNLQYLELSSNKLQGNIPLEINVLVNLGYLLLNLNHLSGSIPSYMGGLQQLRELDLSSNQLTGRIPNAIGRCFRLERIDLSHNSLTGNIPMEISRLHSLQFYLNFSYNLLTGRLPSLGGMQQVQAIDISANKRSGPISSDIGSCSGLQYLNLAKNKLEGIVPISIGQLKSLESIDISFNELSGPVPLSIANLTMLRHLNFSYNYLNGSVPNEGAFRKLSAKSFLANPGLCAASGWLNLPNCTSSDKNHAAFNRNIVLIASTGTFFALCCILGIFYTLYRRIKRHPITNSLLGEGFMQISRQELYTATQGFSAAN; translated from the coding sequence ATGCTAACTGCTCTGCAGATAGTAAACCTTGGAACTAATAGCCTGTCAAATGGACACTGTGCTACAATGTGTGTATTAGATGTATTTTCTAATTGTTCTACTCTTCAAGTTCTGGAGCTATCGGAAAATGCTTTCAGTGGCAAATTGTCAAGGGGCATAGGAAAGCTCTCTCCTAGGCTATCAGACCTGTACTTGGGTGACAACAACATCACTGGCAACATACCAGAAGAGATTGGCAACCTTACTGAGTTGATCGCTTTATCTCTCGGTTTTAACAATCTAATTGGGCAGGTTCCGAGTGCATTGGGCCATCTGAAAAATTTACAATATTTGGAATTGAGCTCCAACAAATTGCAAGGCAATATTCCATTAGAGATTAACGTGCTGGTAAACCTGGGATATCTATTACTTAATCTAAATCATCTTTCTGGAAGCATTCCTTCATATATGGGCGGTCTGCAACAGTTGAGGGAACTTGACTTAAGTAGTAACCAGCTCACAGGAAGGATACCAAATGCCATTGGTCGTTGTTTCCGCCTGGAGAGGATTGACCTCTCACACAATAGCCTGACAGGAAATATCCCTATGGAGATCTCAAGACTCCATTCATTGCAGTTTTATCTCAATTTTTCCTACAATTTATTGACAGGTAGATTGCCCTCGCTGGGAGGAATGCAGCAGGTTCAAGCCATAGATATCTCAGCTAATAAACGCTCAGGACCTATCTCTAGCGACATTGGCAGTTGCTCAGGATTGCAATACCTGAACCTTGCCAAAAACAAATTGGAGGGAATTGTGCCAATATCAATAGGGCAACTTAAGAGCCTTGAAAGTATTGACATATCTTTCAATGAATTGTCTGGGCCAGTGCCACTTTCTATTGCGAATCTCACCATGCTCCGACACTTAAATTTCTCATACAACTACTTGAATGGATCGGTTCCAAATGAAGGGGCTTTCAGAAAGCTATCCGCAAAATCATTTTTGGCGAATCCAGGATTATGTGCAGCCTCAGGCTGGTTGAATTTACCAAACTGCACAAGCTCTGACAAAAATCATGCTGCGTTCAATAGGAATATTGTATTGATTGCTTCAACTGGCACATTCTTCGCATTGTGTTGCATTTTGGGGATTTTTTACACGTTATACAGAAGAATTAAAAGGCATCCAATTACAAATAGTTTGTTGGGGGAAGGTTTCATGCAAATTTCTCGCCAGGAACTTTACACAGCAACCCAAGGATTTAGTGCCGCTAATTAA
- the LOC131874004 gene encoding probable LRR receptor-like serine/threonine-protein kinase At3g47570, whose amino-acid sequence MEFMSQGSLEQHLHKDETQCTLSLKMRVNIAIDVAHGMAYLHHDCSPPIVHCDLKPSNVFMDESMTAHVADFGISRLLTSPVSASSSTSRLKGTTGYLAPGQVTTKKDVYSFGMLILEMVTKKRPIDDMFSGDNTLPRWVRRAFPEAVEGVVDRELLVDQRCVGESSSSATPETTGEELESSEHGSCLLSFIGLGLQCTEENPAHRPTMREVEGMLESMVYGKVYGNLKEHSSVQNLLSAGNGVGHPNGSSDESE is encoded by the exons ATGGAATTTATGTCACAGGGGAGCCTAGAACAACACCTGCACAAGGATGAAACACAGTGTACCTTAAGTTTGAAGATGAGAGTGAATATTGCAATTGATGTGGCACACGGGATGGCATATTTACACCATGATTGTTCGCCCCCTATTGTTCACTGTGACTTGAAACCCTCAAATGTGTTTATGGACGAAAGCATGACAGCCCATGTGGCTGATTTTGGAATTTCCCGTCTATTGACATCCCCTGTTTCTGCAAGTAGTAGCACATCCAGACTAAAGGGAACAACAGGCTACCTTGCTCCAG GACAAGTGACTACCAAGAAAGATGTTTACAGTTTCGGAATGCTCATCCTTGAAATGGTGACTAAAAAGAGGCCTATTGATGATATGTTCTCCGGAGACAACACTTTGCCGAGATGGGTGAGAAGAGCATTCCCTGAGGCAGTGGAGGGAGTGGTGGACAGAGAGCTGCTGGTTGATCAACGATGTGTAGGTGAGTCCAGTAGTAGTGCTACACCTGAAACCACCGGTGAAGAATTGGAATCCTCTGAGCATGGCAGTTGCTTGCTTAGTTTTATTGGATTAGGACTGCAATGCACAGAGGAAAATCCAGCCCATAGACCAACCATGAGAGAGGTGGAGGGTATGCTGGAAAGTATGGTGTATGGCAAGGTATATGGCAACTTAAAAGAGCATTCATCTGTCCAGAATCTGTTGAGTGCAGGCAACGGAGTGGGCCATCCAAATGGCAGCTCAGATGAAAGTGAGTGA